One Baekduia alba genomic window, CGACGGCTCGCACGACTCCAAGGCCGCGATCGCGCTCTTCGACGGCTTCCCCAAGGGCGAGCTGTTCGGCGCGCCGGTCGAGGACCTGCGGACCCAGATCGCGGCGCTGCTGTCGCTGCGCGCCGACGAGGTCCGGCTCCTGGGCCGCCGCTCCCGCGACGGGCGCGGCGCGGCGCTGGTGGCCGCGCTGCCGCGCGAGCGCTACAGCGCGACGCTGCGCGAGCGGCTGCGCGGGATGGTCGCCTCCGCCTACGGCACCGAGGTCGTCGAGCAGCACGAGGTCTTCGGCGAGGACGACCGCGTCACCCTGCACCTGACCGTCCGGGCGGGCGGCGGGCTGCCCGACGTCGACGTCGGCGAGCTCGAGCGCCGGCTGGTGCTGGAGGCGCGCACGTGGCGCGACCGCGTCGGCGCCGCGCTCGTGCACCGCCACGGCGCCGAGCGCGGCCGGATGCTCGCCGCGCGCTGGCTCAAGCGCCTGCCGGAGTCCTACCGCGCGGCGGTCGAGCCGCTCGTCGCCGCCGAGGACGTCGACCGCTTCGAGGCGCTGGCGACCGGCCGCGCCGGCTTCCTGGTGGGGCTCCAGGACGAGCGCGGGGCGGGTGGGAACGGGCTCACGCGCCGCACGCGCGTGGCCTTCTACCGCCGCGGGCCGAAGATCGAGCTGTCGCAGGCGACGCCGATGCTGGAGCACCTGGGGCTGCGCGTCATCGAGGAGGTCCCGGCGCGCCTGCACGGCGACGACGAGCTGTGGCTGCAGGCCTTCGGGGTGCTCGGCGAAGGCGACCGGCCGCTGGCGCTGGGCGACGTCGCCGGGCGCGTCGCCGAGTCGCTGGAGGCCGTCTGGCGCGGCGAGACCGAGAGCGACTCGCTGAACCGCCTGGTCGTCAGCGGGGGCCTGCGGTGGCCGCAGGTCCAGGTTCTGCGCGCCTACCGCCGCTACCGCCAGCGCATCGGCTCGCGCTACACGGAGTCCTTCCAGAACGACGTGATCGCCGCCAACCCGGAGATCACCGCCAAGCAGATCCGGCTGTTCGAGCTGCGCTTCGCGACCGACGATCGCGGCGGCGACGACGCCGCCGAGGCGGCGCTGCGCGAGGAGATCCGCGCCAACCTCGACGACGTCGCGCTGCTCGACCACGACCGGATCCTGCGCAACCAGCTCGGGCTGATCGACGCGACGGTCCGGACCAACGTCTTCAAGGACGGCCGCGACGCGATGGCCTTCAAGCTGCGCTCCGCCGAGGTCCCGGCGATCCCGCAGCCCGCGCCGCTGTTCGAGATCTACGTCTACGCGCCCGACATGGAGGGCATCCACCTGCGCGGCGGCAGGATCGCCCGCGGCGGCATTCGCTGGTCGGACCGGATGGACTACCGCACCGAGGTCTTCGGGCTGATGCGCGCGCAGATGACCAAGAACGCGGTCATCGTCCCGGCCGGCGCCAAGGGCGGGTTCTTCCTCAAGGACCGGCCCGACGACCCGGCCAAGCTGCGCACCGAGGTCAAGCGCCAGTACGTGCGCTACATCGAGGCGCTGCTCGACGTCACCGACGACCTCGCCGACGACGGCGCGACGGTCTCGCCGTCCGGCGTGCGCGTCCACGACGAGCAGGACTCCTACTTCGTCGTCGCCGCCGACAAGGGCACCGCGACGTTCAGCGACACGGCCAACGCCGTCGCGATGCGGCGCGGGTTCTGGCTGGGCGACGCGTTCGCGTCGGGCGGCTCGACCGGCTACGACCACAAGGGTCTCGGGATCACCGCGAAGGGCGCGTGGGAGTCGGTCAAGCGCCACTTCCGCGAGGTCGGCGTCGACCCCGAGCGCGACGTGGTCCGGACCGTCGGCGTCGGCGACATGTCGGGCGACGTGTTCGGCAACGGCATGTTGTTGTCGCGGTCGCTCAAGCTCGTCGCGGCCTACGACCACCGCCACGTCTTCCTCGACCCCGATCCGGACCCGGAGCGCTCGTTCGGCGAGCGCGAGCGGCTGTTCCAGATGAGCGGGTCGTCGTGGGACGACTACTCGCGCGACGTGCTCTCCGACGGCGGCGGCGTCTTCAGCCGCAACGCCAAGCGGATCCCGCTGACGCCGCAGATCCGCCGCGCCCTGGACGTCGAGGACGAGGCGCTGGCGCCGACCGACCTCATCCGCGCGATCCTGCGCGCGCCCGTCGACCTGCTGTGGAACGGTGGGATCGGGACGGTCGTCAAGGCCTCGACCGAGTCCGACGCCGAAGCGCGCGACCGCTCCAGCGACGCGATCCGCGTGGACGGCCGCGAGGTGCGCGCACGGGTCGTGGGGGAGGGCGGGAACCTCGGCTTCACCCAGCGCGCGCGGATCGAGTACGCGTCGGTCGGCGGCCACGGCGGCGACGGCGGGCTGATCAACGCCGACTTCATCGACAACTCCGCCGGCGTCGACTGCTCCGACCACGAGGTCAACCTGAAGATCCTGCTCGACCTCGCGGTGCGCCGCGGCGAGCTGGACCGCGAGGACCGCGACGACCTGCTGGCCGAGGTCACCGAGGATGTCGTACAACACGTGTTGTATGACTCGTTCCTGCAGGCGCAGATCCTGTCGCAGGAGGTGCGCTCGTCGGCCACGCGGGTCTTCGCCTACGAGGACCTGATGGCCGCGCTGGAGGGTGCGAAGATCCTGCGCCGCCGCGACGAGGCGCTGCCGGGGTCAGACGAGATGGCCGAGCGCCGGCGCAGCGGGCGCGGGCTGGTCCGGCCCGAGCTGTCGGTGCTGGTGGCCTACGCCAAGCGGCTGCTGACCGACGCGCTGCTGGAGTCCGACCTGCCCGACGAGGCGGCCTTCGACCATGACGTCCGCACGTACTTCCCGCAGCCGGTCGTCGCTCAGTTCGGGCACCTGATCGGCGAGCACCCGCTGCGGCGCGAGCTGGTCGCGACGCTCGCCGCCAACGACGTGGTCGACGCGCTCGGCCCGACGTTCGTGTCCGGCCTGACCGGCGAGCTGGGCGCCGAGCCGGCCGAGGTCGTCCGCGCGTTCCGGATCGCGCGCGAGGTCACCGGCGCGACGCAGCGCTGGCTGGAGATCGAGGGCGTCGTGCAGCAGCTCGACGCCGACACCGCGTGGCTCCTGCTCGACGGCGTCGACGATCTCGTCGCCGGCGTCGCCCGCTGGTACCTGCTGCACGCGCCGGGCGCCGACGTCGAGGCGACGGTCGCCGCCGCCGGCGACGCGTTCGTCACGCTCGCCGAGGCGCTGCCGAACCTGCGCTCCGACGCGTGGCGCGAGGAGCACGAGCGGGTCGCGGTCGAGCTGGCCGACACGGGCGTGCCCGACCCCATCGCGCGCCGCCACGCCTTCCAGCGCGCGCTGCGCCACGCGCCGGACATCGTCTTCGTCGCCGGTGCGACCGAGCGCGACGTCGTCGAGGTCGCCGCCACGTTCTTCGACCTCGGCGAGCGGCTGGGGCTGGAGTGGCTGGAGCTGGAGGTGCTGGCGCTGCCGGCCGCGACGCGCGTCCAGCGCTGGGCGCAGCAGGCGCTGCTCGACGACGTGCTCGACGCGCGCCGGGTCCTGTCGCAGAAGGCGCTGGAGGAGGCGCCGGACGCGGCGCCGGCCGAGGCGGTCGAGGCGTTCCTGGAGGCGCGCGAGGCGCCGCGCCGCCGGCTGACCGCGGTCGCGCGGGCGCTGCGGATGGAGGGCGACGGCGACCTCGCCGGCCTGACGCTCGCGATCCGGCACCTGCGAGGATTGGCGGGGTGACCGAGAACGGGCCCGCCCACCCGCGGGATCCGGGTCAGCTGCGCGTGACGGCGTCGCGCACCGTCTACGAGAACCACTGGATGCGCGTGCGGGAGGACGAGACGCTCCTCCCCGACGGCCGGCCGGGGCTGTACGCGGTGATCGAGAAGCCGCCGGCGGCGGCGATCGTCGCGCGCGACGGCGACTGGGTGTGGCTGGTCCAGCAGTGGCGCCATCCGGTGCAGGCGCGGTTCTGGGAGGTGCCCCAGGGCGCCTGGCACCACGCGCCCGACGCGGCGGCCGAGGACGTCGCCCGCGGCGAGCTGGCCGAGGAGACCGGGCTGCGCGCGGGTCGGATCGAGCGCCTGGCGCGGCTGTACTTCGCCTACGGGATGTCGGACCAGTCCTTCGACGTGTGGCTGGCGACCGACCTGACGCAGGGCGAGCAGGCGCTGGAGGAGACCGAGCAGGGCCTCGTCGTCGGCCGCCATCGCGTCGACGACGTGGCCGGCATGGTCACCTCCGGCCAGATCGCGGACTCGGGCTCGGTCGCGGCGCTGGGGCTGGCCGGGCTGCTGCGCGGCTAGGCGGCGTCGGCGACGCCGCGCACCACCACCGGCTTGGCCGCTACGACGCGGTCGCGGCCGCCGTTCTTGGCCGCGTAGAGCGCGACGTCGGCGCGGCCGATCAGCGCCTCGCCGGTCTCCTCGCCCGTCCACGGCGCCCAGCCGAAGGAGGCCGACACGTCGAGCTCGAGCAGGCCGTGGACGT contains:
- a CDS encoding NAD-glutamate dehydrogenase, with protein sequence MSVQEESAGVADAVVALAREREGETLARFAAAYLRRAPGANAALDDAGEDAETLLAEVRGAFGLADARDGAIAGVRAFTPTRAEHGYETHGSVLETNTDDLPFLVDSINAELVARGLRVVRVTHPIVGVKRDAHGAIASIEHPRDAPRESVMHFELDRRMAPEELADLEDAARHVLATVRAIVDDFGHLEAALDRLAQIVVAGQDRVRDHEDADPEELTAFLRWVGEHHFVFLGFHEDERDADGRLRGVDGSGLGLLRDAREAGELRVLAHDPPAANPEADSGATVLEITKTHALSPVHRREPMNVLIARRFDAEGHVVAEARLLGLFTSRAYAEPASTTPLLRDKLRRILDAEDLIDGSHDSKAAIALFDGFPKGELFGAPVEDLRTQIAALLSLRADEVRLLGRRSRDGRGAALVAALPRERYSATLRERLRGMVASAYGTEVVEQHEVFGEDDRVTLHLTVRAGGGLPDVDVGELERRLVLEARTWRDRVGAALVHRHGAERGRMLAARWLKRLPESYRAAVEPLVAAEDVDRFEALATGRAGFLVGLQDERGAGGNGLTRRTRVAFYRRGPKIELSQATPMLEHLGLRVIEEVPARLHGDDELWLQAFGVLGEGDRPLALGDVAGRVAESLEAVWRGETESDSLNRLVVSGGLRWPQVQVLRAYRRYRQRIGSRYTESFQNDVIAANPEITAKQIRLFELRFATDDRGGDDAAEAALREEIRANLDDVALLDHDRILRNQLGLIDATVRTNVFKDGRDAMAFKLRSAEVPAIPQPAPLFEIYVYAPDMEGIHLRGGRIARGGIRWSDRMDYRTEVFGLMRAQMTKNAVIVPAGAKGGFFLKDRPDDPAKLRTEVKRQYVRYIEALLDVTDDLADDGATVSPSGVRVHDEQDSYFVVAADKGTATFSDTANAVAMRRGFWLGDAFASGGSTGYDHKGLGITAKGAWESVKRHFREVGVDPERDVVRTVGVGDMSGDVFGNGMLLSRSLKLVAAYDHRHVFLDPDPDPERSFGERERLFQMSGSSWDDYSRDVLSDGGGVFSRNAKRIPLTPQIRRALDVEDEALAPTDLIRAILRAPVDLLWNGGIGTVVKASTESDAEARDRSSDAIRVDGREVRARVVGEGGNLGFTQRARIEYASVGGHGGDGGLINADFIDNSAGVDCSDHEVNLKILLDLAVRRGELDREDRDDLLAEVTEDVVQHVLYDSFLQAQILSQEVRSSATRVFAYEDLMAALEGAKILRRRDEALPGSDEMAERRRSGRGLVRPELSVLVAYAKRLLTDALLESDLPDEAAFDHDVRTYFPQPVVAQFGHLIGEHPLRRELVATLAANDVVDALGPTFVSGLTGELGAEPAEVVRAFRIAREVTGATQRWLEIEGVVQQLDADTAWLLLDGVDDLVAGVARWYLLHAPGADVEATVAAAGDAFVTLAEALPNLRSDAWREEHERVAVELADTGVPDPIARRHAFQRALRHAPDIVFVAGATERDVVEVAATFFDLGERLGLEWLELEVLALPAATRVQRWAQQALLDDVLDARRVLSQKALEEAPDAAPAEAVEAFLEAREAPRRRLTAVARALRMEGDGDLAGLTLAIRHLRGLAG
- a CDS encoding NUDIX domain-containing protein encodes the protein MTENGPAHPRDPGQLRVTASRTVYENHWMRVREDETLLPDGRPGLYAVIEKPPAAAIVARDGDWVWLVQQWRHPVQARFWEVPQGAWHHAPDAAAEDVARGELAEETGLRAGRIERLARLYFAYGMSDQSFDVWLATDLTQGEQALEETEQGLVVGRHRVDDVAGMVTSGQIADSGSVAALGLAGLLRG